The Megalobrama amblycephala isolate DHTTF-2021 linkage group LG20, ASM1881202v1, whole genome shotgun sequence genome includes a window with the following:
- the eef2k gene encoding eukaryotic elongation factor 2 kinase isoform X1 produces MEHTCCFIALYQLRLRENRYLYCRKRRKDMKPEDRQKQKTSFWCTTQWDIMAEEELMFSMEEVGSPLDGPRNGCNKNRVCFKDSNASDDDDEDDLRICPITDDPISPTKGFCDYPKNLVRNQQLSNSLPKNSFTYKNKNDNEQDVRFGSLTEKGRATWKHAIQKAKAMPDPWAEFHLEEIETERCTRYRYNAVTGEWAKDDIFIKISSQPFGKGAMRECFRSKKLSNFSHSHNWKSASNYVAKRYMETVDREVYFEDVRLQMEAKLWGEEFNRHRPPKQVDIMQMCVVEMTSRPGSPLFHLEHFIEGKYTKYNSNSGFVRDDNIRLTPQAFSHFTFERSGHQLIVVDIQGVGDLYTDPQIHTEKGTDFGDGNLGVRGMALFFHSHLCNKICRSMNLTRFDLSPSEYAQLDCTNKLLNSAQTVLRGCEEQCGSPRVRTTSLGHMPVLLSRLSETSSVDENSETDSIPCSPLSMGVSAGRSPMGWSFMNEMNETHRANTDHKDSENGGDSGYPSEKRSEGDLVEHHSQGRPFYNRHFSESDEDSVRRLTEEKWSFYHSSRSHIHRPSCVAMEVERLNALLIERKIGKSILGKVHLAMVRYHEAGRFCEKDAPWDEISAMYHLERAAMCGELEAIVALGQCYLQLPHHILQEIELEASEENSKKGFHFLLQAAEAGDRQSMILVARAFDTGLKLPSDRSMNWTQAVHWYDSALKMMDYDEGGEFDGIQDEPRYLLLARLAEMYQEGGFSLDADPQRAGDLFTEAADAAMEAMKGRLANQYYMKAEEAWAMMEE; encoded by the exons TTTTGGTGCACAACACAGTGGGACATCATGGCTGAGGAGGAGCTCATGTTTAGCATGGAGGAGGTGGGCAGCCCCCTGGATGGACCTAGGAATGGATGTAATAAGAACAGAGTATGTTTTAAAGATTCCAATGCCAGTGATGACGATGATGAAGATGACCTCCGCATCTGCCCCATCACTGACGACCCTATAAGTCCAACCAAAGGCTTCTGTGACTACCCAAAGAACCTAGTTCGCAACCAGCAGCTTTCTAATTCATTGCCCAAAAACTCGTTTACATACAAG AACAAAAATGACAATGAGCAGGACGTCAGGTTTGGCTCTTTAACTGAGAAAGGCCGG GCTACGTGGAAACATGCTATTCAGAAAGCCAAAGCCATGCCAGATCCTTGGGCTGAGTTCCATCTGGAGGAAATCGAGACAGAGCGCTGTACTCGATACAG ATACAATGCGGTTACTGGTGAATGGGCAAAAGATGACATATTTATCAAGATCTCCTCTCAG CCATTTGGAAAAGGAGCCATGAGAGAATGCTTCAGATC GAAGAAGTTATCAAACTTTTCCCACAGCCACAACTGGAAATCAGCCTCAAACTACGTGGCTAAGCGCTACATGGAGACTGTGGACAGAGAGGTTTACTTTGAGGATGTGAGGTTACAAATGGAGGCTAAATTATGGGGCGAGGAGTTCAATCGCCACAGGCCTCCCAAACAG GTTGACATCATGCAGATGTGTGTTGTGGAAATGACTAGTCGCCCTGGGAGCCCTTTGTTTCACCTGGAACACTTCATTGAGGGGAAGTATACAAAATACAACTCCAACTCTGGTTTTGTGAGGGACGATAACATACGGCTTACACCCCAG GCATTTAGTCATTTCACATTTGAGCGCTCTGGACACCAGCTGATAGTGGTGGACATTCAGGGTGTTGGGGACCTTTATACAGATCCTCAGATCCACACTGAGAAGGGGACTGACTTTGGAGATGGCAACCTGG gTGTGCGTGGCATGGCTCTTTTCTTCCACTCTCACCTGTGTAATAAGATCTGCAGGAGTATGAACCTCACTCGCTTTGACCTGTCCCCTTCTGAATATGCACAACTGGACTGCACCAACAAATTGCTG AATTCAGCCCAGACTGTCCTCCGCGGATGTGAAGAGCAGTGTGGTTCGCCCAGGGTGCGGACAACCTCTCTCGGCCACATGCCTGTTCTCCTGTCCCGGCTCTCTGAGACTTCCTCAGTTGATGAAAACAGCGAAACCGACTCGATTCCCTGTTCTCCACTTAGTATGGGTGTTTCTGCAGGCCGATCACCCATGG GCTGGTcatttatgaatgaaatgaatgagACACATCGAGCTAACACAGATCATAAG GACTCAGAGAATGGAGGAGACAGTGGTTACCCTAGTGAGAAGCGCAGTGAAGGAGACTTAGTGGAACATCATAGCCAG GGACGTCCCTTCTACAACAGACATTTCTCAGAATCGGATGAGGACAGTGTTCGTCGG CTGACAGAAGAAAAATGGAGTTTTTACCATTCATCTCGCTCCCACATACACAGACCATCGTGTGTGGCAATGGAGGTGGAGAGACTTAATGCTTTGCTTATTGAAAGGAAAATTGGCAAATCCATCCTTGGCAAG gttcaTCTGGCCATGGTCCGCTACCATGAGGCCGGGCGCTTCTGTGAGAAAGATGCCCCGTGGGACGAGATTTCTGCAATGTATCATCTGGAGAGGGCCGCCATGTGTGGGGAGCTCGAGGCTATAGTTGCCCTTGGCCAGTGTTATCTTCAGCTGCCACATCACATTCTACAAGAGATAGAATTAGAG GCGTCTGAGGAAAACAGCAAGAAGGGCTTCCACTTCCTGCTGCAGGCCGCCGAGGCAGGAGACCGGCAGAGTATGATTCTAGTGGCACGAGCATTCGACACGGGTCTGAAGCTCCCTTCTGATAG gTCTATGAACTGGACACAAGCCGTGCACTGGTACGACTCTGCCCTTAAGATGATGGACTATGACGAGGGCGGAGAGTTTGATGGGATACAGGACGAGCCGCGCTACCTTCTGTTGGCACGATTGGCTGAGATGTACCAGGAGGGAGGGTTCAGCTTGGATGCAGACCCCCAAAGAGCAG GCGATCTTTTCACCGAGGCAGCTGATGCAGCTATGGAGGCCATGAAGGGCAGACTGGCCAATCAGTACTACATGAAAGCAGAGGAAGCATGGGCTATGATGGAAGAATGA
- the eef2k gene encoding eukaryotic elongation factor 2 kinase isoform X2, translated as MEHTCCFIALYQLRLRENRYLYCRKRRKDMKPEDRQKQKTSFWCTTQWDIMAEEELMFSMEEVGSPLDGPRNGCNKNRVCFKDSNASDDDDEDDLRICPITDDPISPTKGFCDYPKNLVRNQQLSNSLPKNSFTYKATWKHAIQKAKAMPDPWAEFHLEEIETERCTRYRYNAVTGEWAKDDIFIKISSQPFGKGAMRECFRSKKLSNFSHSHNWKSASNYVAKRYMETVDREVYFEDVRLQMEAKLWGEEFNRHRPPKQVDIMQMCVVEMTSRPGSPLFHLEHFIEGKYTKYNSNSGFVRDDNIRLTPQAFSHFTFERSGHQLIVVDIQGVGDLYTDPQIHTEKGTDFGDGNLGVRGMALFFHSHLCNKICRSMNLTRFDLSPSEYAQLDCTNKLLNSAQTVLRGCEEQCGSPRVRTTSLGHMPVLLSRLSETSSVDENSETDSIPCSPLSMGVSAGRSPMGWSFMNEMNETHRANTDHKDSENGGDSGYPSEKRSEGDLVEHHSQGRPFYNRHFSESDEDSVRRLTEEKWSFYHSSRSHIHRPSCVAMEVERLNALLIERKIGKSILGKVHLAMVRYHEAGRFCEKDAPWDEISAMYHLERAAMCGELEAIVALGQCYLQLPHHILQEIELEASEENSKKGFHFLLQAAEAGDRQSMILVARAFDTGLKLPSDRSMNWTQAVHWYDSALKMMDYDEGGEFDGIQDEPRYLLLARLAEMYQEGGFSLDADPQRAGDLFTEAADAAMEAMKGRLANQYYMKAEEAWAMMEE; from the exons TTTTGGTGCACAACACAGTGGGACATCATGGCTGAGGAGGAGCTCATGTTTAGCATGGAGGAGGTGGGCAGCCCCCTGGATGGACCTAGGAATGGATGTAATAAGAACAGAGTATGTTTTAAAGATTCCAATGCCAGTGATGACGATGATGAAGATGACCTCCGCATCTGCCCCATCACTGACGACCCTATAAGTCCAACCAAAGGCTTCTGTGACTACCCAAAGAACCTAGTTCGCAACCAGCAGCTTTCTAATTCATTGCCCAAAAACTCGTTTACATACAAG GCTACGTGGAAACATGCTATTCAGAAAGCCAAAGCCATGCCAGATCCTTGGGCTGAGTTCCATCTGGAGGAAATCGAGACAGAGCGCTGTACTCGATACAG ATACAATGCGGTTACTGGTGAATGGGCAAAAGATGACATATTTATCAAGATCTCCTCTCAG CCATTTGGAAAAGGAGCCATGAGAGAATGCTTCAGATC GAAGAAGTTATCAAACTTTTCCCACAGCCACAACTGGAAATCAGCCTCAAACTACGTGGCTAAGCGCTACATGGAGACTGTGGACAGAGAGGTTTACTTTGAGGATGTGAGGTTACAAATGGAGGCTAAATTATGGGGCGAGGAGTTCAATCGCCACAGGCCTCCCAAACAG GTTGACATCATGCAGATGTGTGTTGTGGAAATGACTAGTCGCCCTGGGAGCCCTTTGTTTCACCTGGAACACTTCATTGAGGGGAAGTATACAAAATACAACTCCAACTCTGGTTTTGTGAGGGACGATAACATACGGCTTACACCCCAG GCATTTAGTCATTTCACATTTGAGCGCTCTGGACACCAGCTGATAGTGGTGGACATTCAGGGTGTTGGGGACCTTTATACAGATCCTCAGATCCACACTGAGAAGGGGACTGACTTTGGAGATGGCAACCTGG gTGTGCGTGGCATGGCTCTTTTCTTCCACTCTCACCTGTGTAATAAGATCTGCAGGAGTATGAACCTCACTCGCTTTGACCTGTCCCCTTCTGAATATGCACAACTGGACTGCACCAACAAATTGCTG AATTCAGCCCAGACTGTCCTCCGCGGATGTGAAGAGCAGTGTGGTTCGCCCAGGGTGCGGACAACCTCTCTCGGCCACATGCCTGTTCTCCTGTCCCGGCTCTCTGAGACTTCCTCAGTTGATGAAAACAGCGAAACCGACTCGATTCCCTGTTCTCCACTTAGTATGGGTGTTTCTGCAGGCCGATCACCCATGG GCTGGTcatttatgaatgaaatgaatgagACACATCGAGCTAACACAGATCATAAG GACTCAGAGAATGGAGGAGACAGTGGTTACCCTAGTGAGAAGCGCAGTGAAGGAGACTTAGTGGAACATCATAGCCAG GGACGTCCCTTCTACAACAGACATTTCTCAGAATCGGATGAGGACAGTGTTCGTCGG CTGACAGAAGAAAAATGGAGTTTTTACCATTCATCTCGCTCCCACATACACAGACCATCGTGTGTGGCAATGGAGGTGGAGAGACTTAATGCTTTGCTTATTGAAAGGAAAATTGGCAAATCCATCCTTGGCAAG gttcaTCTGGCCATGGTCCGCTACCATGAGGCCGGGCGCTTCTGTGAGAAAGATGCCCCGTGGGACGAGATTTCTGCAATGTATCATCTGGAGAGGGCCGCCATGTGTGGGGAGCTCGAGGCTATAGTTGCCCTTGGCCAGTGTTATCTTCAGCTGCCACATCACATTCTACAAGAGATAGAATTAGAG GCGTCTGAGGAAAACAGCAAGAAGGGCTTCCACTTCCTGCTGCAGGCCGCCGAGGCAGGAGACCGGCAGAGTATGATTCTAGTGGCACGAGCATTCGACACGGGTCTGAAGCTCCCTTCTGATAG gTCTATGAACTGGACACAAGCCGTGCACTGGTACGACTCTGCCCTTAAGATGATGGACTATGACGAGGGCGGAGAGTTTGATGGGATACAGGACGAGCCGCGCTACCTTCTGTTGGCACGATTGGCTGAGATGTACCAGGAGGGAGGGTTCAGCTTGGATGCAGACCCCCAAAGAGCAG GCGATCTTTTCACCGAGGCAGCTGATGCAGCTATGGAGGCCATGAAGGGCAGACTGGCCAATCAGTACTACATGAAAGCAGAGGAAGCATGGGCTATGATGGAAGAATGA
- the eef2k gene encoding eukaryotic elongation factor 2 kinase isoform X3, with translation MEHTCCFIALYQLRLRENRYLYCRKRRKDMKPEDRQKQKTSFWCTTQWDIMAEEELMFSMEEVGSPLDGPRNGCNKNRVCFKDSNASDDDDEDDLRICPITDDPISPTKGFCDYPKNLVRNQQLSNSLPKNSFTYKNKNDNEQDVRFGSLTEKGRATWKHAIQKAKAMPDPWAEFHLEEIETERCTRYRYNAVTGEWAKDDIFIKISSQPFGKGAMRECFRSKKLSNFSHSHNWKSASNYVAKRYMETVDREVYFEDVRLQMEAKLWGEEFNRHRPPKQVDIMQMCVVEMTSRPGSPLFHLEHFIEGKYTKYNSNSGFVRDDNIRLTPQAFSHFTFERSGHQLIVVDIQGVGDLYTDPQIHTEKGTDFGDGNLGVRGMALFFHSHLCNKICRSMNLTRFDLSPSEYAQLDCTNKLLNSAQTVLRGCEEQCGSPRVRTTSLGHMPVLLSRLSETSSVDENSETDSIPCSPLSMGVSAGRSPMGWSFMNEMNETHRANTDHKDSENGGDSGYPSEKRSEGDLVEHHSQLTEEKWSFYHSSRSHIHRPSCVAMEVERLNALLIERKIGKSILGKVHLAMVRYHEAGRFCEKDAPWDEISAMYHLERAAMCGELEAIVALGQCYLQLPHHILQEIELEASEENSKKGFHFLLQAAEAGDRQSMILVARAFDTGLKLPSDRSMNWTQAVHWYDSALKMMDYDEGGEFDGIQDEPRYLLLARLAEMYQEGGFSLDADPQRAGDLFTEAADAAMEAMKGRLANQYYMKAEEAWAMMEE, from the exons TTTTGGTGCACAACACAGTGGGACATCATGGCTGAGGAGGAGCTCATGTTTAGCATGGAGGAGGTGGGCAGCCCCCTGGATGGACCTAGGAATGGATGTAATAAGAACAGAGTATGTTTTAAAGATTCCAATGCCAGTGATGACGATGATGAAGATGACCTCCGCATCTGCCCCATCACTGACGACCCTATAAGTCCAACCAAAGGCTTCTGTGACTACCCAAAGAACCTAGTTCGCAACCAGCAGCTTTCTAATTCATTGCCCAAAAACTCGTTTACATACAAG AACAAAAATGACAATGAGCAGGACGTCAGGTTTGGCTCTTTAACTGAGAAAGGCCGG GCTACGTGGAAACATGCTATTCAGAAAGCCAAAGCCATGCCAGATCCTTGGGCTGAGTTCCATCTGGAGGAAATCGAGACAGAGCGCTGTACTCGATACAG ATACAATGCGGTTACTGGTGAATGGGCAAAAGATGACATATTTATCAAGATCTCCTCTCAG CCATTTGGAAAAGGAGCCATGAGAGAATGCTTCAGATC GAAGAAGTTATCAAACTTTTCCCACAGCCACAACTGGAAATCAGCCTCAAACTACGTGGCTAAGCGCTACATGGAGACTGTGGACAGAGAGGTTTACTTTGAGGATGTGAGGTTACAAATGGAGGCTAAATTATGGGGCGAGGAGTTCAATCGCCACAGGCCTCCCAAACAG GTTGACATCATGCAGATGTGTGTTGTGGAAATGACTAGTCGCCCTGGGAGCCCTTTGTTTCACCTGGAACACTTCATTGAGGGGAAGTATACAAAATACAACTCCAACTCTGGTTTTGTGAGGGACGATAACATACGGCTTACACCCCAG GCATTTAGTCATTTCACATTTGAGCGCTCTGGACACCAGCTGATAGTGGTGGACATTCAGGGTGTTGGGGACCTTTATACAGATCCTCAGATCCACACTGAGAAGGGGACTGACTTTGGAGATGGCAACCTGG gTGTGCGTGGCATGGCTCTTTTCTTCCACTCTCACCTGTGTAATAAGATCTGCAGGAGTATGAACCTCACTCGCTTTGACCTGTCCCCTTCTGAATATGCACAACTGGACTGCACCAACAAATTGCTG AATTCAGCCCAGACTGTCCTCCGCGGATGTGAAGAGCAGTGTGGTTCGCCCAGGGTGCGGACAACCTCTCTCGGCCACATGCCTGTTCTCCTGTCCCGGCTCTCTGAGACTTCCTCAGTTGATGAAAACAGCGAAACCGACTCGATTCCCTGTTCTCCACTTAGTATGGGTGTTTCTGCAGGCCGATCACCCATGG GCTGGTcatttatgaatgaaatgaatgagACACATCGAGCTAACACAGATCATAAG GACTCAGAGAATGGAGGAGACAGTGGTTACCCTAGTGAGAAGCGCAGTGAAGGAGACTTAGTGGAACATCATAGCCAG CTGACAGAAGAAAAATGGAGTTTTTACCATTCATCTCGCTCCCACATACACAGACCATCGTGTGTGGCAATGGAGGTGGAGAGACTTAATGCTTTGCTTATTGAAAGGAAAATTGGCAAATCCATCCTTGGCAAG gttcaTCTGGCCATGGTCCGCTACCATGAGGCCGGGCGCTTCTGTGAGAAAGATGCCCCGTGGGACGAGATTTCTGCAATGTATCATCTGGAGAGGGCCGCCATGTGTGGGGAGCTCGAGGCTATAGTTGCCCTTGGCCAGTGTTATCTTCAGCTGCCACATCACATTCTACAAGAGATAGAATTAGAG GCGTCTGAGGAAAACAGCAAGAAGGGCTTCCACTTCCTGCTGCAGGCCGCCGAGGCAGGAGACCGGCAGAGTATGATTCTAGTGGCACGAGCATTCGACACGGGTCTGAAGCTCCCTTCTGATAG gTCTATGAACTGGACACAAGCCGTGCACTGGTACGACTCTGCCCTTAAGATGATGGACTATGACGAGGGCGGAGAGTTTGATGGGATACAGGACGAGCCGCGCTACCTTCTGTTGGCACGATTGGCTGAGATGTACCAGGAGGGAGGGTTCAGCTTGGATGCAGACCCCCAAAGAGCAG GCGATCTTTTCACCGAGGCAGCTGATGCAGCTATGGAGGCCATGAAGGGCAGACTGGCCAATCAGTACTACATGAAAGCAGAGGAAGCATGGGCTATGATGGAAGAATGA
- the eef2k gene encoding eukaryotic elongation factor 2 kinase isoform X4 — MEHTCCFIALYQLRLRENRYLYCRKRRKDMKPEDRQKQKTSFWCTTQWDIMAEEELMFSMEEVGSPLDGPRNGCNKNRVCFKDSNASDDDDEDDLRICPITDDPISPTKGFCDYPKNLVRNQQLSNSLPKNSFTYKATWKHAIQKAKAMPDPWAEFHLEEIETERCTRYRYNAVTGEWAKDDIFIKISSQPFGKGAMRECFRSKKLSNFSHSHNWKSASNYVAKRYMETVDREVYFEDVRLQMEAKLWGEEFNRHRPPKQVDIMQMCVVEMTSRPGSPLFHLEHFIEGKYTKYNSNSGFVRDDNIRLTPQAFSHFTFERSGHQLIVVDIQGVGDLYTDPQIHTEKGTDFGDGNLGVRGMALFFHSHLCNKICRSMNLTRFDLSPSEYAQLDCTNKLLNSAQTVLRGCEEQCGSPRVRTTSLGHMPVLLSRLSETSSVDENSETDSIPCSPLSMGVSAGRSPMGWSFMNEMNETHRANTDHKDSENGGDSGYPSEKRSEGDLVEHHSQLTEEKWSFYHSSRSHIHRPSCVAMEVERLNALLIERKIGKSILGKVHLAMVRYHEAGRFCEKDAPWDEISAMYHLERAAMCGELEAIVALGQCYLQLPHHILQEIELEASEENSKKGFHFLLQAAEAGDRQSMILVARAFDTGLKLPSDRSMNWTQAVHWYDSALKMMDYDEGGEFDGIQDEPRYLLLARLAEMYQEGGFSLDADPQRAGDLFTEAADAAMEAMKGRLANQYYMKAEEAWAMMEE, encoded by the exons TTTTGGTGCACAACACAGTGGGACATCATGGCTGAGGAGGAGCTCATGTTTAGCATGGAGGAGGTGGGCAGCCCCCTGGATGGACCTAGGAATGGATGTAATAAGAACAGAGTATGTTTTAAAGATTCCAATGCCAGTGATGACGATGATGAAGATGACCTCCGCATCTGCCCCATCACTGACGACCCTATAAGTCCAACCAAAGGCTTCTGTGACTACCCAAAGAACCTAGTTCGCAACCAGCAGCTTTCTAATTCATTGCCCAAAAACTCGTTTACATACAAG GCTACGTGGAAACATGCTATTCAGAAAGCCAAAGCCATGCCAGATCCTTGGGCTGAGTTCCATCTGGAGGAAATCGAGACAGAGCGCTGTACTCGATACAG ATACAATGCGGTTACTGGTGAATGGGCAAAAGATGACATATTTATCAAGATCTCCTCTCAG CCATTTGGAAAAGGAGCCATGAGAGAATGCTTCAGATC GAAGAAGTTATCAAACTTTTCCCACAGCCACAACTGGAAATCAGCCTCAAACTACGTGGCTAAGCGCTACATGGAGACTGTGGACAGAGAGGTTTACTTTGAGGATGTGAGGTTACAAATGGAGGCTAAATTATGGGGCGAGGAGTTCAATCGCCACAGGCCTCCCAAACAG GTTGACATCATGCAGATGTGTGTTGTGGAAATGACTAGTCGCCCTGGGAGCCCTTTGTTTCACCTGGAACACTTCATTGAGGGGAAGTATACAAAATACAACTCCAACTCTGGTTTTGTGAGGGACGATAACATACGGCTTACACCCCAG GCATTTAGTCATTTCACATTTGAGCGCTCTGGACACCAGCTGATAGTGGTGGACATTCAGGGTGTTGGGGACCTTTATACAGATCCTCAGATCCACACTGAGAAGGGGACTGACTTTGGAGATGGCAACCTGG gTGTGCGTGGCATGGCTCTTTTCTTCCACTCTCACCTGTGTAATAAGATCTGCAGGAGTATGAACCTCACTCGCTTTGACCTGTCCCCTTCTGAATATGCACAACTGGACTGCACCAACAAATTGCTG AATTCAGCCCAGACTGTCCTCCGCGGATGTGAAGAGCAGTGTGGTTCGCCCAGGGTGCGGACAACCTCTCTCGGCCACATGCCTGTTCTCCTGTCCCGGCTCTCTGAGACTTCCTCAGTTGATGAAAACAGCGAAACCGACTCGATTCCCTGTTCTCCACTTAGTATGGGTGTTTCTGCAGGCCGATCACCCATGG GCTGGTcatttatgaatgaaatgaatgagACACATCGAGCTAACACAGATCATAAG GACTCAGAGAATGGAGGAGACAGTGGTTACCCTAGTGAGAAGCGCAGTGAAGGAGACTTAGTGGAACATCATAGCCAG CTGACAGAAGAAAAATGGAGTTTTTACCATTCATCTCGCTCCCACATACACAGACCATCGTGTGTGGCAATGGAGGTGGAGAGACTTAATGCTTTGCTTATTGAAAGGAAAATTGGCAAATCCATCCTTGGCAAG gttcaTCTGGCCATGGTCCGCTACCATGAGGCCGGGCGCTTCTGTGAGAAAGATGCCCCGTGGGACGAGATTTCTGCAATGTATCATCTGGAGAGGGCCGCCATGTGTGGGGAGCTCGAGGCTATAGTTGCCCTTGGCCAGTGTTATCTTCAGCTGCCACATCACATTCTACAAGAGATAGAATTAGAG GCGTCTGAGGAAAACAGCAAGAAGGGCTTCCACTTCCTGCTGCAGGCCGCCGAGGCAGGAGACCGGCAGAGTATGATTCTAGTGGCACGAGCATTCGACACGGGTCTGAAGCTCCCTTCTGATAG gTCTATGAACTGGACACAAGCCGTGCACTGGTACGACTCTGCCCTTAAGATGATGGACTATGACGAGGGCGGAGAGTTTGATGGGATACAGGACGAGCCGCGCTACCTTCTGTTGGCACGATTGGCTGAGATGTACCAGGAGGGAGGGTTCAGCTTGGATGCAGACCCCCAAAGAGCAG GCGATCTTTTCACCGAGGCAGCTGATGCAGCTATGGAGGCCATGAAGGGCAGACTGGCCAATCAGTACTACATGAAAGCAGAGGAAGCATGGGCTATGATGGAAGAATGA